From a single Fusobacterium pseudoperiodonticum genomic region:
- a CDS encoding phage antirepressor KilAC domain-containing protein, which yields MNELIKIEVKDGQQLASGRELHKFLEIGTEYMKWFSRMINYGFVENIDFIVIVKNDEDDTAFGGIRKSTDHLIKLNMAKEISMLQRNEKGKEARTYFIKCEEAWNSPEMILARANQIQSRMIEDYTKKIEVLENKIQEDKPKVEFYNDVTDSKHTCDMQTVAKVLNFKGVGRNTLFEILRNENILQPDNKPYQKFVDAGWFRLIETKYNDEMSGELRIYFKTVVFQKGIEKISNILKGLGYLQLEK from the coding sequence ATGAATGAATTAATCAAAATTGAAGTAAAAGACGGACAACAATTAGCAAGTGGTAGAGAGCTTCATAAGTTTTTGGAGATAGGTACAGAATATATGAAGTGGTTTAGTAGAATGATTAACTACGGATTTGTTGAAAATATAGATTTTATCGTAATCGTCAAAAATGACGAAGACGATACAGCCTTTGGTGGAATAAGAAAAAGTACAGATCACTTAATAAAATTGAATATGGCGAAAGAAATTTCAATGCTTCAAAGAAATGAAAAAGGTAAAGAAGCTAGAACATATTTTATCAAATGTGAGGAAGCTTGGAATAGTCCAGAAATGATATTAGCAAGAGCTAATCAAATCCAAAGTAGAATGATTGAAGATTATACTAAAAAAATTGAAGTTTTAGAAAATAAGATACAAGAAGATAAGCCAAAAGTAGAGTTTTACAATGATGTTACCGATAGCAAACATACTTGTGATATGCAGACTGTTGCAAAAGTATTAAATTTCAAAGGAGTTGGAAGAAATACATTATTTGAAATTTTAAGAAATGAAAATATCTTGCAACCAGATAATAAACCTTATCAAAAGTTTGTTGATGCTGGTTGGTTTAGATTAATTGAAACTAAATACAATGACGAAATGAGTGGAGAATTAAGAATATATTTCAAAACAGTAGTTTTTCAAAAAGGAATAGAAAAGATTTCTAATATTTTAAAAGGGCTTGGATATTTACAATTAGAAAAGTAA